Proteins from a single region of Bos javanicus breed banteng chromosome 7, ARS-OSU_banteng_1.0, whole genome shotgun sequence:
- the ASF1B gene encoding histone chaperone ASF1B: MAKVSVLNVAVLENPSPFHSPFRFEISFECNEALADDLEWKIIYVGSAESEEFDQILDSVLVGPVPAGRHMFVFQADAPNPSLIPETDAVGVTVVLITCTYHGQEFIRVGYYVNNEYLSPELRENPPLKPDFSQLQRNILASNPRVTRFHINWDNNMDRLEAIENQDSSLGCGLPLSCTPIKGLGLPSCIPGLLPENSMDCI, encoded by the exons ATGGCTAAAGTGTCAGTATTGAACGTGGCGGTGCTGGAGAATCCGAGCCCTTTCCACAGCCCTTTCCGGTTCGAGATCAGCTTTGAGTGCAATGAGGCCCTTGCAGACG ACCTGGAGTGGAAGATCATTTACGTTGGCTCAGCTGAGAGCGAGGAGTTTGATCAAATCCTAGACTCAGTACTGGTTGGCCCTGTCCCAGCAGGAAGACACATGTTCGTCTTCCAG GCGGATGCCCCCAACCCATCCCTCATCCCGGAGACCGATGCCGTGGGAGTGACCGTGGTCCTCATCACCTGCACCTACCATGGACAGGAGTTCATCCGAGTCGGCTACTATGTCAACAATGAGTACCTCAGCCCCGAGCTGCGCGAGAACCCGCCCCTGAAACCAGACTTCTCTCAG CTCCAGCGGAACATCTTGGCCTCAAACCCCCGGGTGACCCGCTTCCACATCAACTGGGACAACAACATGGACAGGCTGGAGGCCATAGAGAACCAGGACTCCTCCCTGGGCTGCGGTCTCCCCCTCAGCTGCACCCCCATCAAGGGCTTGGGTCTCCCCAGCTGCATCCCGGGCCTCCTCcctgagaactccatggactgcatttAA